In Cervus elaphus chromosome 24, mCerEla1.1, whole genome shotgun sequence, a single genomic region encodes these proteins:
- the CCRL2 gene encoding C-C chemokine receptor-like 2, translating to MANYTSAPEDDYDVLIEDDPSNNEIELCTPYDPKILSAQLVPYLYTTVFVAGLLDNILVVFILVKYKRFKQAENTCFFNLALSNLCFLLTLPFWAYAASRGEGFDDPLCKILLLLYSIGLYSEAFFNVLLTVQRYQEFFRGRRRFSDCRPMASRIFISALLWVTAILVTLPELVFYKPQMESQKYKCFFIGLHFLPADETSWKHFLTLKMNILGFLLPLFALVYCCMRMGRTCQFRQRNYDLCKLVSTITAVFLLMWGPYNIALFLSAFNEQLSLHGCGNSYNLNKTIQITRIIAATHCCINPLLYVFLDKAFRKHLGHLCHLCSDTALQPTEDPAQGASGEEYRLAT from the coding sequence ATGGCTAATTACACGTCAGCACCAGAGGATGACTATGATGTCCTCATAGAGGATGATCCGAGTAACAACGAAATAGAACTATGCACCCCATACGACCCCAAGATTCTCTCAGCCCAGCTGGTGCCTTACCTCTACACTACAGTGTTCGTGGCTGGCCTCCTGGACAATATCTTGGTTGTGTTTATCCTGGTAAAATATAAACGATTCAAGCAAGCAGAAAATACCTGTTTCTTCAACTTGGCATTGTCTAACTTGTGTTTCTTGCTCACTCTGCCATTCTGGGCTTACGCAGCCTCTCGTGGGGAGGGCTTTGATGACCCCCTGTGTAAAATTCTCCTGCTGCTCTACTCCATAGGCCTGTACAGTGAGGCCTTTTTCAATGTCCTTCTGACTGTGCAAAGATACCAGGAGTTTTTCCGTGGGAGAAGGCGTTTCTCGGACTGCAGGCCTATGGCTAGCAGAATCTTCATAAGTGCTCTACTGTGGGTCACAGCCATTCTGGTCACTTTGCCTGAACTTGTTTTTTACAAACCTCAGATGGAAAGCCAGAAATACAAGTGCTTCTTTATTGGACTTCACTTCTTACCAGCTGATGAGACATCCTGGAAGCACTTTCTGACCTTAAAGATGAACATTTTGGGATTTCTTTTGCCACTGTTTGCTCTTGTATATTGCTGCATGCGAATGGGGAGAACATGCCAGTTCAGGCAGAGGAACTATGACCTTTGCAAGCTTGTTTCCACCATAACCGCAGTTTTCCTTCTGATGTGGGGACCCTACAATATTGCACTTTTCCTGTCTGCTTTCAACGAACAGCTCTCCCtgcatggctgtgggaatagttaCAACTTGAACAAAACCATTCAGATCACGAGAATCATCGCTGCCACCCACTGCTGCATCAACCCGCTCCTCTATGTGTTTCTTGACAAGGCATTTAGGAAACACCTCGGCCACCTTTGCCACCTGTGCAGTGACACTGCACTTCAACCCACTGAGGACCCTGCCCAAGGCGCCTCGGGGGAAGAATATCGCCTTGCTACCTAA